A part of Paenibacillus sp. 481 genomic DNA contains:
- a CDS encoding ABC transporter substrate-binding protein yields the protein MQHHTRTPWKRGMLLALTIMMAFAMSACGSGASSSQPSTGNQTGSTQGNQDGDSNKAKGMRDIKVVLDWSPNTNHTGLYVAKDQGFYEAEGLNVEIIPPGQAGADALVASGEAQFGVSYQESITQARTQDVPIVSIAAVIQHNTSGFAAPTAKKIKTPKDFEGKTYGGWGSPVEEAVLRSIMEQEGADYSKVKNVSMGDVDFFTATKKDIDFAWIFYAWTGIEAELRNEPVDMMYVNQYSDKLDYYTPVLATNERLIKADPELIKAFMRATSKGYQLAIDKPEDAANMLLKAVPDLNKELVMKSQQWLAPKYKDDAPRWGEQKRSVWDNYMNWLLQHKLLEQAIDVDKAFTNDFLP from the coding sequence ATGCAACATCATACACGTACACCGTGGAAGCGCGGCATGCTGCTCGCGCTGACGATCATGATGGCGTTTGCCATGTCAGCTTGCGGAAGCGGAGCTTCCAGCTCACAACCGTCAACTGGTAACCAAACAGGTAGCACACAAGGTAACCAAGATGGTGACAGCAATAAAGCGAAGGGGATGCGCGACATTAAAGTGGTGCTCGATTGGTCGCCGAACACGAATCATACAGGGCTTTACGTTGCAAAGGACCAAGGTTTTTATGAGGCAGAAGGCCTGAATGTCGAGATTATTCCACCTGGACAAGCGGGTGCTGATGCACTGGTTGCCTCTGGCGAAGCTCAATTTGGTGTAAGCTATCAAGAAAGCATTACGCAAGCACGAACGCAGGACGTGCCAATCGTGTCGATCGCGGCCGTTATTCAACATAATACGTCTGGTTTTGCTGCGCCAACAGCTAAAAAGATAAAGACGCCAAAAGATTTTGAAGGCAAAACTTACGGCGGCTGGGGCTCCCCCGTCGAAGAAGCGGTGCTGCGCTCCATTATGGAGCAAGAGGGCGCTGATTACAGCAAAGTGAAGAACGTAAGCATGGGCGATGTCGACTTTTTCACAGCAACGAAAAAGGACATTGATTTTGCTTGGATCTTCTATGCATGGACAGGCATTGAAGCAGAGCTACGCAATGAACCTGTTGATATGATGTATGTCAATCAGTATTCGGACAAGTTGGACTATTATACGCCTGTGCTGGCCACTAATGAACGGCTAATCAAGGCTGATCCAGAACTGATCAAGGCCTTTATGCGTGCAACATCTAAAGGCTACCAGCTTGCGATCGACAAGCCAGAAGATGCAGCTAACATGTTGTTGAAGGCAGTGCCTGATTTGAACAAAGAGCTTGTGATGAAGTCGCAACAGTGGCTTGCGCCGAAATATAAAGACGATGCTCCACGCTGGGGGGAACAGAAACGCAGTGTGTGGGACAATTATATGAACTGGCTGCTGCAGCACAAGTTGCTGGAACAAGCTATTGATGTGGACAAAGCGTTTACGAACGATTTTTTGCCATAA
- a CDS encoding PadR family transcriptional regulator translates to MQAKDIVLGLLMQGPKSGYDIKQAYELNLSHFFDASYGSVYPTLKQLEKAGHIRKETIIQEGKPNKHVYSITDEGRQKFVQYLASPVQPDLYRSDVLARLYFGGFAHVQEVTGWLEETLELRQSLLQQLEAVYEESKTILSPPQMLSLQLGLIDYRSQICMFERAISYLKSGYNNGEQIESLHELEWWKVAK, encoded by the coding sequence ATGCAAGCGAAAGACATCGTGCTCGGTCTGCTCATGCAAGGCCCGAAATCTGGTTATGATATTAAGCAGGCATACGAGCTGAACTTGTCTCATTTTTTTGATGCGAGTTATGGATCGGTGTATCCGACGCTAAAGCAATTAGAGAAGGCGGGACATATTAGGAAAGAAACGATTATTCAAGAAGGTAAGCCGAATAAGCATGTGTATTCGATTACCGATGAAGGTAGGCAGAAGTTTGTGCAATATCTTGCTTCGCCCGTTCAGCCGGATCTCTATCGTTCGGATGTGCTAGCGCGCTTATATTTCGGGGGCTTTGCCCACGTTCAAGAAGTAACGGGTTGGTTAGAAGAGACGCTAGAGCTTCGTCAATCGCTGCTGCAACAGCTAGAAGCGGTCTATGAAGAATCGAAGACAATCTTGTCACCACCGCAAATGTTATCGCTACAATTGGGTCTAATTGATTATCGTTCACAGATTTGTATGTTTGAGCGTGCGATTTCGTATTTGAAATCGGGTTATAACAATGGAGAACAAATAGAGTCGCTACACGAGTTGGAATGGTGGAAAGTGGCCAAGTAA
- a CDS encoding queuosine precursor transporter has translation MYNFLWGVLFVLTNFAFFLICYRMFGKYGLYAWIGVMTVIANIQVLKTIDMFGIVMTLGNTANVTLFLTTDLLNERYGPKEARRAIWFGFFTLIMTTVIMQMALAFTPQATDFAQPSLETIFGFLPRIAIASLSAYLISQFLDVHLFSKVRAKFPNTGQLWIRSNVSTGISQFVDSLVFCTIAFAFSELYPWDIWIQILITTYLIKLVLSVVSTPVLYAARSFKVRDEVQ, from the coding sequence GTGTATAATTTTTTGTGGGGCGTTCTGTTCGTGTTGACGAACTTTGCGTTCTTCCTTATTTGTTACCGCATGTTCGGTAAGTACGGCTTATACGCATGGATAGGCGTTATGACCGTAATTGCTAATATTCAAGTGCTTAAGACAATTGATATGTTTGGCATCGTGATGACGTTAGGAAACACGGCCAATGTGACATTGTTCTTAACGACTGATTTGCTTAATGAACGGTACGGGCCGAAGGAAGCCCGTCGTGCGATCTGGTTCGGTTTCTTCACCTTGATCATGACGACCGTCATTATGCAGATGGCATTGGCGTTTACGCCGCAGGCGACTGACTTTGCGCAGCCGTCACTAGAAACGATTTTTGGCTTCTTGCCACGAATCGCGATTGCAAGCTTGTCGGCTTATTTGATTAGCCAGTTTCTCGATGTGCATCTGTTCAGTAAGGTGCGAGCTAAATTTCCGAACACAGGACAGCTATGGATTCGCAGTAACGTAAGTACGGGCATTAGCCAATTCGTTGATTCGCTCGTGTTTTGTACGATTGCGTTTGCCTTTTCCGAGCTGTATCCATGGGATATTTGGATCCAAATTCTAATTACAACTTACCTCATTAAGCTCGTGTTGTCGGTCGTATCGACACCGGTCTTGTATGCAGCGCGCAGCTTCAAAGTGCGCGATGAGGTGCAATAA
- a CDS encoding heptaprenyl diphosphate synthase component 1, with the protein MNRILLQDTYQQLGDVLSPVANIALQAGVDEPMLLELATMLLAHDIQSQERFALLGCYALLLQALRTHQHVPLAEADAAKAVLDGDYLLSMYYQHAVRNGLTNLISYLATTVKRVQIHRVAALDASLLLHQRMSRYVQKSYKRSAYEVI; encoded by the coding sequence ATGAACCGGATACTTTTACAGGACACGTATCAACAGCTGGGAGACGTTCTTTCTCCAGTAGCCAACATCGCACTGCAAGCCGGCGTGGACGAGCCTATGCTGCTTGAGCTGGCAACTATGCTGTTAGCGCATGATATACAATCGCAGGAACGGTTCGCACTGCTAGGCTGCTACGCATTACTGCTGCAAGCGCTGCGCACGCATCAACATGTGCCTCTGGCGGAGGCGGATGCCGCCAAAGCGGTGCTTGATGGCGATTATTTGCTAAGTATGTATTATCAGCACGCCGTCCGTAACGGCTTGACGAATCTGATCAGCTACTTAGCCACAACTGTCAAACGCGTGCAAATTCACCGTGTAGCAGCGCTCGACGCTAGTCTGCTGCTTCACCAGCGAATGAGCCGCTATGTACAAAAGTCGTATAAGAGGTCTGCCTATGAAGTTATATAA
- a CDS encoding ZIP family metal transporter, with protein MKDVLIGSAVSALSTGLGAVPILFMKRMSHHWRDILLAYTAGIMTAASMFSLLPEALALSNVFVMSIGLLLGCFALLLLEHFIPHVDLENTEQRMTTFNLEQKSFLIIAAITLHNLPEGLSVGVSYASNAGELGPLIAFSIGLQNMPEGFLIALFLVHQNVNRWKALGIATLTGAVEIVTGLLGYSLSSVVGDLVPYGLSFAAGAMMFIVYKELIPESHGDGHQRSATVSFIMGLITMISLTEWF; from the coding sequence ATGAAAGATGTACTCATAGGTAGCGCCGTCTCTGCGTTGTCTACCGGATTGGGCGCAGTGCCTATTCTATTTATGAAGCGGATGTCCCACCATTGGCGAGACATATTGCTCGCTTATACGGCGGGCATTATGACGGCCGCTTCCATGTTTAGCTTACTTCCAGAAGCGCTTGCCCTTTCAAATGTATTTGTGATGTCTATCGGCTTGTTGCTCGGCTGCTTTGCCTTGCTGCTACTGGAACACTTTATACCTCACGTCGATCTAGAGAACACGGAACAACGAATGACGACGTTTAATTTGGAACAGAAATCATTTCTAATCATAGCGGCTATTACGCTGCACAACTTACCGGAAGGCTTATCGGTCGGTGTCAGCTACGCAAGCAACGCAGGCGAACTCGGTCCGCTTATTGCGTTCTCGATTGGCTTGCAGAACATGCCGGAAGGCTTTCTTATCGCGCTTTTCCTCGTTCACCAGAACGTAAACCGCTGGAAAGCACTCGGCATTGCTACATTAACGGGCGCTGTCGAAATTGTGACAGGACTCCTTGGTTACTCCCTCAGCTCAGTCGTGGGCGACCTCGTGCCGTACGGCTTGTCGTTTGCTGCTGGGGCAATGATGTTCATCGTGTACAAGGAGCTTATTCCTGAAAGCCACGGTGACGGGCACCAGCGTTCAGCTACCGTATCGTTCATCATGGGTTTAATTACGATGATTAGTTTGACCGAATGGTTTTAA
- a CDS encoding thiamine-binding protein produces MANSLVSIQIIPKTKNGEDVIPYVDRAIEIIQQSGVKHQVGPLETTMEGELGELMKVIEQMNEAMIALGSLNVISQVKILYMPSGITMDTLSEKYRP; encoded by the coding sequence ATGGCGAACAGCTTAGTAAGCATTCAAATTATTCCGAAGACTAAAAACGGGGAAGACGTTATTCCATATGTTGATCGCGCGATAGAAATCATTCAGCAATCAGGTGTCAAACACCAAGTCGGACCGCTGGAAACGACGATGGAAGGTGAGCTTGGCGAGTTAATGAAAGTGATCGAGCAGATGAACGAAGCGATGATTGCGCTGGGCAGTTTGAATGTCATTTCACAAGTGAAAATATTGTACATGCCATCTGGCATTACGATGGATACATTATCGGAG